From a single Lytechinus pictus isolate F3 Inbred unplaced genomic scaffold, Lp3.0 scaffold_56, whole genome shotgun sequence genomic region:
- the LOC135158565 gene encoding trichohyalin-like, with amino-acid sequence MAPTGRGSLWEDVETLCLLNIWREKNIQEQMDGTVRNKTVFRKICQLMKERGFERAEDQIKRKIKQLRASFRKTEDNNNRSGRGRITCKFYSELQEIFGGRPETAPVAILASQPEEEDQSESLDSVDSDSLPREEEEDGAEEDRSITDDELEENDVEAPTELVGNFPPEDLEGPSTSSANGRKATGEKRKKSKLQESFGLIAKEIKTLEEDSTNAFNAREDRFMQRQMEWERELLMKAQRTEEKKLEEKERRRREEREHREQEKERDRQHQLQMLQALMAGMRQSSTSMWQQQGNNSQSGPERSPNSWPYNHDYTPL; translated from the exons atgGCACCAACAGGGAGAGGGAGTCTGTGGGAAGATGTGGAGACGCTGTGCCTCCTGAATATTTGGCGGGAGAAAAACATTCAAGAACAGATGGATGGCACAGTAAGGAACAAAACGGTATTTCGTAAGATATGCCAATTGATGAAAGAAAGGGGGTTCGAAAGGGCAGAGGACCAAATCAAGCGGAAAATTAAACAACTAAGAGCGTCCTTCCGAAAGACGGAGGACAATAACAATCGATCAGGCAGGGggagaattacatgtaaattctaTAGCGAACTGCAGGAGATCTTTGGGGGCAGACCAGAGACTGCACCAGTTGCCATTCTGGCGTCGCAACCAGAGGAGGAGGATCAATCTGAGTCGCTAGACTCGGTGGACTCTGATTCACTGCcgagagaggaggaggaggatggagCCGAAGAAGATAGAAGTATAACGGATGATGAACTGGAGGAAAATGATGTGGAAGCACCAACAGAATTGG TTGGCAATTTTCCACCGGAGGATCTAGAGGGACCTTCAACATCATCTGCTAATGGACGTAAGGCAACTG GGGAAAAGCGGAAGAAATCAAAGCTGCAGGAGTCCTTCGGACTGATAGCCAAGGAGATAAAGACACTGGAGGAGGACAGTACAAATGCCTTCAATGCTAGGGAGGATCGGTTCATGCAGCGCCAAATGGAGTGGGAGCGTGAGCTCCTAATGAAGGCACAGcgtactgaagaaaaaaaactagaggagaaggagaggaggagaagagaagagagggaGCATAGAGAGCAAGAAAAAGAACGTGATAGACAGCATCAACTCCAAATGCTTCAGGCCTTAATGGCTGGTATGCGGCAGTCGTCAACTTCAATGTGGCAGCAACAGGGAAACAACTCCCAGTCCGGTCCAGAGCGGTCTCCAAATTCCTGGCCCTACAATCACGATTACACTCCACTGTAA